The following nucleotide sequence is from Hevea brasiliensis isolate MT/VB/25A 57/8 chromosome 7, ASM3005281v1, whole genome shotgun sequence.
ATCTAGTAATGTAGAAGATGTTGGTGCAGGAAATATGCATTGTATCAATGATTTTGCTTCTTATGGGCAAGAATTTGGAAATGAGCAAGTTGATTTTGTTGGGAATTACAATCAGAAACCAGTTGGTAATCCTTTTTTTGCTACATATAATCCAGCATGGAGGAATCACCCTAACTTTTCTTAGGGAGGTTGACAAGGACAGCAGCAGTAGAATTATCAGCAACTTCTTAATTTCAAGCAACAACAGCTGAATTTTCAGCAAAACAGATTACCACCTTGATTTCCACCACAAATGAATCAAAATGCTCCTGTTCCACAACCACCAGTTCAGTCTTCAGACTAAGATTCAATTTTGAAGTCTATATGGAGAATTTCTTAACTGCTCAACAAAAATAAGGAGAAATGATTCAACAATTAACTTCAAGGATAGACTAGCTTGCCACTCATAATAGGATGTTGGAAAACCAAATAGCTCAATAAGAAAGTTCTTCTAGCAAAGCAcaaggaaaacttccaagtcagctAGAGAATCTTAGAGAACATTGCAAGGCAGTGATCTTAAGGAGTGGGAAAATTGTGGGAGATAAAAAGAAAGATGAGGTAgaagagaaaaaaagaagaaaaaagatgaaAACAAGAATGAATCTACTTCAAATCATGATAAAGTTAATGAGGAAGCAAACAAGAAGAAGGaagttgaaaaagaagaagaggaaaaatATGTGCCTCCACCACCATACAAGCCACCATTGCCATATCCTTAGAGGTTTCAGAAAGCAAAGCTAGATAAGCAGTTCGGGAAATTTTTGAAAGTTTTGAAGAAATTATACATCAACATTCCATTTACAGATGCAATTTCTCAAATGCCCTCATATGCTAAgttcttaaaagaaattttgtcaaATAAGAGAAGACTAGAAGATTATGAAACTGTGGCATTAACAGAGGAGTGTAGTGCTCTCTTGCAGAATAAGCTCCCACCGAAATTGAAGGATCCAGGAAGTTTCTTTATTTCTTGTCATATTAGGGATACTAGTATTGACAAAGCACTGTGTGATCTTAGAGTTAGTGTAAGTTTGATGCCACTCTCTATTTGTGAAAAGTTAAAGGTTGGAGAATTGAAGCCAATAACCATTTCTTTGTAACTAATTGATAGATCTATCAAATATCTAGTAGGAATTTTGGAGAATGTACCCTTAAAAGTTAGGAAATTTTTCATTCCTGTTGATTTTGTGGTTCTTGAAATAGAAGAGGATATTCACATACCTATCATTTCAGGAAGGCCATTTTTAGCCACAATAGGGGCTATAATTGATGTGAAGAATGGTAGACTGACATTAAAAGTTGGAGAAGAGGAGGTGGAATTTAATTTGACTCAAGCTTTGAAGAAACATCATGAAGTTAACCCTTGTTTAAGGGTGGATGTTATTGATGAGATTATGGAAGAAGAATTTAGGAAAAGATATCCTGAGGACCCTTTGGAGAATTGTTTAGTACATAGTAGAACAACAAAGGATGAAAATCCTGAAGTTGTAGCTTTTGCTCAAATTTTGGGAACTACTCAAGAAGTTGTAGGAGATCAAGTTTTGCAAGTTGAAGAGTTGAAACATGAAGTTGCACAACCACCTTTGTTGGATAAGAAGGAAGCACCACAGGTAGACCTCAAACCACTTCCATCTACATTAAGGTATGCTTTTCTTAGACCTAATTCAACTTATCTTGTCATTATTAGTGCAAGTTTGAGTGATgtacaagttgaaaaattgttgagagagTTAAGAGCACATAGGAAAGTTATCAGTTACACCATTGATAATATCATGGGTATAAACCCTACCTTGTGCATGCATACGATTCTTTTAGAGGATAATTTTAAAGCCACCATAGAACATCAAAGAAGGTTGAATCCTAATATGAAAGAGGTGGTGAAGAAAGGAGGTGTGATCATTTATCCTATTTCTGATAGTAGTTGGGTTAGCCCAGTTCATGTAGTACCTAAGAAAGGAGGTGTGACTgttatgaaaaatgaaaataatgagttgatGACTACTAGAATTGTCACAGGATGGAGGATGTGTGTAGATTACAGGAAGCTTAATAGTGCCACTAGGAAAGACCATTTTCCTTTGCCTTTTATTGATCAAATGTTAAAGAGGTTAGTAAAACAttcattttttttgttatttagatGGGTATTCTGGTTTTTTTCAAAATCCCAATACATCCtagtgatcaagagaaaaccacattCACATGTCTATGTGGCACGTTTGtatatagaagaatgcctttttGGCTTATGTAATGCACCAGCTACTTTTCAGCGGTGTATGATGgccattttctctgattttattgagaAAATTATGGAAGTTTTCATGGTTGACTTTTCTGTATATGGTTTTTCTTTTGATTATTGTCTATCTAACCTCTTTAAAGTGCTTAAAAGATGTAAAGAAATAAATTTGGTGCTAAATTGGGAGAAATGTCATTTGATGGTGCAAGAAGGCATTGTTCTTGGACATTTGGTATCACATAGAGGAATTGAGGTGGACAAGGCCAAAGTAGAAGTGATTGAGAAGATGCCTCCACCAACTTCAGTGAAGTGAATTAGAAGTTTTCTTGGGCATGCTGGTTTCTATAGGCGATTTATAAAGGATTTTTCAAAAATTGCTAAACCTCTTACAAATTTGTTAAATCATGATGTTCCTTTTAATTTTGACCAAGCTTGTTTTGATTCTTTTAACAGGTTGAAGGAAGCTCTAACAATAGCCCCTATTATGCAACCTCCAGATTGGTCATTGCCAGTTGAGGTTATATGTGATGCTAGTGACTTTGTTGTGGGAGTTGTACTTGGTCAGAAAAAAGAAAAGAGGTCTTATACAATCTATTATGCTAGCAAAACTTTAGATGATGCTCAAGTAAATTATGCCACCACTGAGAAAGAATTTTTAGCTGTGGTATTTGCTATGGAAAAGTTTAGATCATATCTGGTTGGATCAAAAGTGATTGTCTATACAGACCATGCCGCCATAAGATATTTGATGAATAAAAAAGAAGCAAAGCCAAGATTGATAAGATGGGTTCTATTGCTATAGGAGTTTGATTTACAATTAAAGATaaaaagggagctgaaaatgttgtAGCGGATCATCTATCAAGGATTAAGTATGAGAGTAAAGAAGTTTTTCTCAAATGAGCAATTGCTAGTTGTTATTACTGCATTGTTATGGTTTGCAAATTTTGTTAATTACCTATCATGTGGAGTTCTCCCACCAGATTTGAGCTATCAACAGAAAAAGAAATTTTTGCATGAAGTGAAGTTTTATACATGGGAGGATCCATTGTTAtttaagagatgtaatgatggcctAGTTAGAAGGTGCATGCCTGAAGAGGAAATAGGAAACATTTTAGAGCATTGTTATTCTTCTGAGTATGGAGGTCATTTCGGTGTGGACAAAACAGTGGCTAAAGTACTTCAAGCTAGATTTTATTGGCCACACATGTTCAAAATTATGAGAGAATTTGTTTTGAGATGTGATAGATGTCAAAGAGTGGGGAAtatttcaaagaaaaatgaaatgccACAATAAGAAATTTTAGAGATTgacttatttgatgtttggggcatAGATTTCATGGGACCATTCCCATCATcttttgggaataaatatatttTGGTAGGTgtggattatgtgtcaaaatgcaTTGAGGCTATTGCTTCCCCTACAAATGATGTAAAGGTAGTAGTGAAATTTTTGAGGAAGTTCATTTTCACTAGATTTGGAGCAACAATAgctataatcagtgatggtggatcTCATTTCTGCAATAAATAGTTTGAAAATCTTTTGAAGAAATATGGGGTTACTCATAAGGTAGCTACACCTTACCACCCTCAGACCAGTGGGCAAGTTGAAGTATCTAATAggaactgaagagaattttgaaaaaaattattaatcattcaaggaaggattggtcattgaggctagatgatgcactatgggcatataggacagcTTACAAGACACCTATTGGTACTACACATTTTAAGCTAGTCTATGAGAAATCATGTCATTTGCCAATTGAGTTGGAACAGAAAGCATATTGGGCAATCCAAactttgaatttttatttaaaaagtgCTGGAAAGAAAAGATTGCTTCAAATAAATGAACTTGAAGAGATAAGATTGGATGCCTATGAGAAAGCTAGAATTTTTAAAGAAAGAACTAGATTTTGGCAcgataaatatattaaaagaaaagAGTTTAGAGAGGGTGACCTGGTTCTATTGTATAATTCTAGACTTAGACTCTTTCCTAGGaagttgaaatcaagatggtctagTCCTTTTAAGGTTGTCAAAGTTTATCCCCATGGAGCTATGGATATTTGGAGTGAAAAttctagaatttttaaagttaatggTCAAAGGCTCAAGATTTATATCACAGGCCAGCCAATTGAGAAATGAACAAGTTGTTTCCTTAATGATCCACCAATTCACTAAATTAAGGatggtcaagctaatgacctaaaattagcgTTCTTTAGGAGGCACCCCAAAATTTTTTcttatacttaatttttcttttattttgtttcattttataccccattgaactcaaatttggcattaaaatttctttctacAGGTTAATGGTAATTTTTAAGCAAATGTGTATGCTGAATTAAAGGAATAAGTGTTTGGGAAGTTGCTAAACCTCATATTTGTTTTCTATAGTGCATGCTGCTCTTAACAAAGTCAAATCTGAACTAATTTGAGCATTATGTCTAATTGCAGCAACATGGTGGAGTGGAAAGCCATTTTGTTTCAAAATTTTGAGGAAATTGGTGAGAAATATAGTTttgggtaattaattttgatgtattGCACTGAGATTGACATATTTGCCATTAGATATTTTGTAAAATTCCATGATACAATTCTATAGAAAGTTAGTCATGTGAATAGTGTCTGCAGCAGAGTTTTGTTCCTTGTCCATGAATTTTTAATGCTGAGTTTAGGGGTTGAATTTGGGTGTTATTCCTTGTGGTGTGACTGTTAATGTGAATATTACTTGAATAATGTTTTAGTTTATGTTTGGTGGATTGATGGATTTTAATTGTTCTTAGTGATTAATTAGGTTTCAATTGGGTTTTGAGTGAAATTTTTGTGCAAATTGTGTTTTGGGTTTAGTTTTAGTGTGTTTAGGATCACATTTTTGGGTTGTATATCAGGTCATTTAGCACTAGGTTCAACATGATGTATGCTGGGGGTAGTGTCACCATCAAAACCTGTTCTTAGCACTCTAAATTGCTAAAAATGTAAAACCTACCAAGAGTTTCAAGGGGTCTCACATGCCTCATGTAGCACCTCATGTACAATTACACGAGGCATGTCACTTTTCTCTTGTTATTCATCTTACACCAAATCACACAGGGCATGTCaccaacatgcctcatgttattCATCTTACACCAAATCACACAGGGCATGTCACCACCAGCTATTCTCAACATGCCTCATGTCGGACCCTAGGTATGTCACCACTTAAACATTTACCCTAGCCATCCCATTCTATTTCATCTCATCATCCGCATGACTCAAAACCTTCACTGTTCCTTCCATGGTGCACACCAAACAACCTTCAAGCCACACACCCAAGCTGCGAGCCCAAAAAATGGCTAGTAACAGCAACTCTTCAACCCCAACACCAAATCCTACACCACCCGATGCTACACCCGAAATTCCCATTTCGGCCCCAAATCCCCAAATTCTCGATATGAACCCTAATTCTCCACCTCACCAATCCTCTCATTCTACCCCTAATCCTGCCAATGCAACCCAAGACGTGACACCTTACTCGCAACCACACACAAAATCTGCCCCTTCAGCTGTGTATGAGacgcaaaaaagaaaaaaaattagtttttagCTCCTCTGCTCCATCGAAACGGCCTAGGGTTATTTCTCCAAAACCAATCAGTACCAGGACCCGCTCTGCTGCCTAAAGTCCTATTTCACCGCAAGTCTCTTCTACTCCAACTAGGGTTCAATCACCTCTGCATCATTGCCCAAATGTGTCTCAAACTGCTCCAGTTGTCCCTCAATCCGGCGAGAAGGTAAATTCATTTTACCCATGGACTTTTAGAGATTTTGAAATGAGGAAAAATTATGAAGCACTTGCTAAAAAGAAAATTCTAGCCACCAAGTACATTGATAAACACAGCCTCAGGGAGATAGGGCTTTATGACTCTGTTAATGAATATTTAGAGAATGTAGATTGGAGTAATTTTGCTAAAATTCAAGAACCTACTTCTAAGGAATTGACATTTGAATTTTTAAGCTCACTGCAATTGGATTTTCAGCCCACAAACAATAACCATAGGGACACCATTTCCTTTAGGTGTTTGGGTCAGGATAGAGAACTTGACACTACTCAAGTGAATGCTTTATTTGGTTTTTGTAATGATAGTGCAAAAGTGATTGAGTGGGAAAGGACTATTTATGATCCCCCTTCATTTTGGAAGTCAATTGCACCATATGGAAAATATTACAACCCTAGTTCTACTAAAGCCTCAGCTATCCAAGACCCTGCTCTGAGATACTTGTAAAGGTTCATGTCTCACACCATACTAGGCAGAGGACAGAGTAATGGAGTTGTAGGAAAGAatgatttattctttttatggtgcatgaaagagaagaaaaagatAAATGGTGCTTATTTTCTTGACTCTCATATGGAACACATAGTGTCTAAGAATTCAGCTAGTAGTATAGTTGTTGGAGGGATGGTGACTGTAATTaccaaatcatttggttttaaccCTGACCAGTATGCTATGGTATCTATGGTTAGCCAGTCCTTTCTGGACAGGATTATCATGACTCAAatgaaaatttgtgtaaaaagggGTGATGTTTATATGCTAGTAAATGGGGGACATGAGGGTGAAGAGTAGCAGCAATCACAGGGTATAGGCTAGCAAACTGATGCTGGTCCTTCTAGCTCTCACCCACCTACTACTGGGCAATTagacttattttcttttcttaaaaaTTTGGAAGCCAAAATTGACAAAATTAGTGATGCACAGCCACCTGTTTTTTATGATAGTTCTGATCTTGTGGTTGTTctgaaagctttagaagctaaggTTGATGCACTTGGACAAAAGCAAGCCAAGCTtgagaaaaagattaaaaagaaGTTTTCTTCATTCAGGAAAAAGTAGAAAATTCATGACAAAAAAATGATTGACATTTATAACAAGCTGGTAGCCTCTTTTAACCAGTTGTACAAATGGGGCTAAGATATTTTTGAAGAAATGAAGGCTATGGTAGAAAACCTGGACACTGCTTCTGAGAAATCCAATGAGCAAGCACCTGCAACAGCAAATGAGCCAATGCAATCCACAAATGAAGAAGACCAACCAACTGTTTAGTTTTAGAACTTTGTTTTTGTTAGTTTCAAGTTACCTTATGAAACTTTAGTTTTTAATTGTGTAATCTGCTCAGTCTGTTTATGTTTGAACTGTTCATTTCCTAGTTATTTGAACTTCTACATATTTTATCTATTTGTGAAtggtttaaatttttgtttttctttatttctGTTTGTTTCATGCATCTTAAGTTGGCTTGTTCATTGTTGATGGCTTCGTTGGTTTCTTTTGCTGTGATGAATGCATTGTCTTTGTAATCCAGATTTCTGTTGCATTGATCATTTTCTTTAATCTAAGTTTCTATGGGCTATTATAATAGCATTACTGATATTACTTTTTGATAGTCATATAACTGGATTATTGAAAATACAGCAGCTGCTCTTCTGTTAGCTATGACAATTCAACATCTAAGGTAACTTCTGGATATTCACATGCCGCATGCTGACACTGCTTTCCTTTACCATGCCTCATGCTAAGGGTTATGCTATCATTTGAGCTATTTGAATTGCTccaaatttgcaaaatttttaaaactcACCAAAATTTTCATGAAGCATGACATGTCCCATGTTGCTACCCAGTGTCAGTTGCTCAGCATTCAGCACAGGGCATGTCAATTTACCTTTACTTCAATACACCTCATGTTTTTGATCAACATGCCTCATGCTCCAAATATTAAAACTAACATGCCTCATGTACATATTCTGATCATTCAACTCTAGGTATGTATATTCTACATGGTAACTCTTTTCCACTCTTTCTTGGTTTATATCTCTCGAGCTACCAtttattgatttaatttacaTTCTCGCCACTTCGATTAAGCCAATGAGTACATtgtctcatttgagtttgggggagggcaaaatatttgcaaaatttttaatctttttttttacattacttaaattgcatttcatttatacttAGTTACTTAGTTCACATGCACCACACACCATACACCTACACCATGTAAATATATAAACTTGCATATAGATatcatatatattatatatagtttttatttcatttttttattacttaagttTTAcattcattttaggaatcatgcatacataaaaaaaaataaatttctgcctaattcttagaagattgagaatcattttgAAAAGCAATTGAACTTGCCTCTAgatgggtttgatggattgaaagtttcggATTGGTATAAGGCTATAAGATTTTTATctaggtttatatcttcttagccaagggccacccaattaatTACATTGAGTTTTGAGTGCTTAAAGAAAACTTTAGAGTAagaaataactaattgtttctcaccaatcctagaacaagccTTCTAGAACTTTCGAGGTGAAATCTTAGTATTCACTTGAAAGAGAAATGATCAAGGCATTCTTGAATTTTAAATCTACATTTTTAACCTTAACCAAcccaactttaaaatttccttttgaaaCCAATTTGAACCTTCATTTATATCCCTTATTTTCTTAGTACCCATAATctacctagccataaacctaaACATTTATCTACACTTTATGAGAATAATTTGTTTAAGTGATAGAtaccttaaaaaaaaaagagaagaatataataattaaatgggAAAAGTACTAAAGTAAAATTGGCTAGCAATTATATCATGTTGTAAAAATTATTTACCACCCAAGGAcataaagaaatgagtttgggggttgaTTAAAAAGGAACAATTGGAATGCAaaattcaatgttatttatgGAGTCCCTAAAAGAGttcaaaaattatatgctagcattggtgatttattgtaaatttcttcctcccatttgattcttaaaaaaaaaaaagtgtatcttgatctttttaacaatttaattattctcGTATTTTACTTCCCTTTTACCTTTtctttgttagccacattattaccccttagccccattacaaccattaaaagtccttttgatctcttgattgtgttttgctacattagtgaagATTGGATTAGTtggtttgcctatgggattggcacattattcattcatttaactatttccatcatcatttgagacactttagtttatggaatatTTTAGATCCTATTTGAGCATGATTTCTCTAtgtaattgattggtttgggtttgatgaaatgaataattgacccaaggctaagcggtgataactttggtgagaattgaattccttatacCTTGAAGGTGGGTTTATGGTTTGTTGGTGCCTAGAGATAAGTTTGAAAGCTTGGATGAGTAATTTTCATGAATCTAAGAAAAAAGGTATCCCAATTGcatataattgtttttaatttgcttgaggacaagcaaatatttgagtttgggggaatttgataaaccAATTTTATataggttgtaacaccctcactttagcctaACCGTATGTTCTACATTTTCGGTGACTAAGGTCTGTCCAGAcaactagaatgtttgaaattgtatttagactagagtgaggggtcataaataattcaaataagtgtaaaaaaaattaaggaaagattttagaaataaaatacaacaaagttaaatgagccagtgcccagcGATTgatgacctaacgggaagttggCGTGAAGACAGCTAGTGGCGCTAAACTTGAGGGAAATTTttattcaatcggtacagatgattttggctcaataagccaaacggagagcattttagtcatttcgtctttagagatgatttttggccaacttgtccaattaagtaaataaattatatgacataaaatgtgaacaaatatttctaaatatttaattaaaaatgagtagaaaagagaagaaaagaaaaagggaattaaattagatttatgacatagatatgacctaagcatgatgcaattaaaatctcccaaccaatccCATTTAGACACATACTTATAAAACCAttaaaaagacataaaaattgactaaaattCTATTGTCTTCCTTATTTGTTCAGCTGGCAGAAATTGTTGagagagaaaacctccatggaagccttGATCCCAAGCTTGCTTTCCACCTAAaaccaccataaaacctcattctcccttcactaaaaattacccttaccactagagcaagacttgggcagcaattagaagaagagaaagtgaaagaaagtgaggtttgaACAAGCTTAAAAAATCACCAAataggttagtgccatattctttactCTTGCTTCCTTCTAAGTATGAATTTAAGTTAAGTAAAGTTGAAaacttgatgaaaaatgaattaaatatgcatgattatgttccatggaATTTCAGCcttccttgacatgagttagggttaagtgaatttcttgatttaaagtgacatattagctgcccctagtatgaattatatgattagtacaataattaggagtaagatgcatgaattgaagGCTTTGGTCAATTAGGATTAGGGTTTTGAAACTCAAATTTGGGGTTTGATGCAATTGAacataaattaaagttgtaatagtcaattagtgaccatttggctatatttgatgaggaattgaagtgatttgtgccaatggaattgaggttagatatgctgcctttggtgacctgtagggctggatgtgagtctagtaggtttgggcagctgtaacttgagttttgtaggttcaatttgtgcaggaccaattggaaatgaaattagatacataataacacaacttttatgaagaaatcttgCCTACAAAACCgcaatagactgacctaaaaattgaccaaatccgggtaaaacacattctgcctgggcaaaatgaccaaatgaatagtgttcattcatttggtcataactcagtgtagaaatgtccaattgacctgaaatttatatcaatggaaagcttagacaatttaggacaacttttaaGAAGAACACAacttcaaattctgaccataacctaatgaCATTGCCCACCAAAATTCAGGACACCAAGCTAGTAGAATGGAATTCTGCCCGAAAATTCTGCGTAGACACTAATCTGGCCAGTCTTGTTAAAattagcatatcttgagctagaaaactccaaatggagtgattcaaaaaggaaattaaataagacacataaaagaacaactttcatgaagagaattttatcaaattgatactgtacaaataaccaatgaaacagtaaacttagtgcttgaaatctgaaaattttaaataaccaacactaagtttttaaatggtattggcaaccaatgccaacaattttagaatgaaaaatgtggtatgttggtaatattagaaccaatatgccTATTGtctataaaaaggtcaacattttaattgactaatagaatgaatagtaacaaatgaacttcaattgcaaagaattgcataattaaaagtgtaatatgccctagtaggcctagtgtgattggtttggatagattggcatgccaatagggttctgatggtagtactgcatatggcttcatgccattctgtgttttatggcctattatgccattctatgatatgatagcctatggctaaactgattatgatgttatgctTGGCTTTATGCTTTatagcttttatggcttattagccattctgtctgcacaccgggagacacattgcgaCCTATGGtgcgacggcctgaggtacttggtacccagtgctagtttgcccatttatctagtctggtcaatttgtataagttactcgggcatggaaaagtattaataaaatttaaattaagtttaaaggaaataaattgatgaaatattaagTTAAGAAACAAGGATGattccaataaaaataaatgttcTTAAGAGTTAGaaaataaagataaataaataCATGAGGCTTAAAATCATTATGAGATCGATTAATAACATGCTAGGaacagttaatatcataagatttaattagccttaaacaaaacaaaaatttagaaattatttattattcttataagcacaataactaagaaattattatttttatttgtatactatattttcttgtattattggcaccactaagctttatacttAGCGCGTTGTTGTTTGCAAGGAGTAGatactgaagatttggccagagaacccagtagaccatagactcagagattagaagttttgatctgcatttgggtcccgagtgtcacctcctcagcaatgcatattttggtagtgtccagcagcttgtattttatttttgatcattGTAATCAAAGTTTGAACatttaatgtaaattatgtatttttgtacattaaatgtgcatatgatgtaaattaatacagtttaaaattttcatatttgaattgtatatgtatggaaatgatttaaattttcttatgtatttatatgagtgaaaCCTATTAATGTTCTGAATGAGAAAATGATTTTGAGAATCTGtacaaaaataattgttttacGCAGGTAggaaaattgacaaattattaagaaatgaggggaaactccatcagtttctccacaaaaaaaaataaaataaaataacataaaataaaataaatgaacaaatgattaaatttaatgaaaattaaatgtgataattaagaagtaataaattgagataagataagatagggtcctCTGGCACTGTGTGTGAAATGCCCTGCTCGGCTAAACTGtaaatgggtaaggggtgtcacatttagtggtatcagagtaggtttaggcgtttctgggtctagatatagtccataccatgcattgcatttgtaagagtcgaggtgacactaatgcagatctgtttgtttttcttattttgattaggatatggaccttaCGTCACATAGGGCAattgaggaagaagtggagagtcatgtccacctgcagctgagactggaggtaggggagaacctgctccatcaGCACCAGAAGTGCCTGtgtagcctccacaggccatattTCAGCAAATAACCGAGTTTTTCATTCAAATGGCTGGAGTTATGCCACCGCCACctcctccacagtagaaatctcACCTGGAAAAACTTAGAAAgtatggagctgtggacttcttggGTAAGAAGGAAGATGACCCGGTGGCAGCTGGAAATTGGCTAGACCGCACCGTAAGGGTATTAAAGCAATTCTATTGCACCCCAGAGCTGAATCTGGAGGGTACTGCGTCCCTGCTCTAAGACAATttttatagacaataggtatatttgttctaatatcaccaacatatcacattttgcattctaaaattgttggcatcgaTTGCTAatgccatttcaaagcttagtgttggttatttaaaattttcagatttcaagcactaagtttactgttccattggtcatttctacagtaagaatttgataaaattctcttcatgaaagttgtttacttatgtgtcttctttaattccctttt
It contains:
- the LOC110668858 gene encoding uncharacterized protein LOC110668858; this encodes MKKPLAGVYELDAKSMFNAKFNALTRKMYKLSMKVDALIRGSSNVEDVGAGNMHCINDFASYGQEFGNEQVDFVGNYNQKPVDAISQMPSYAKFLKEILSNKRRLEDYETVALTEECSALLQNKLPPKLKDPGSFFISCHIRDTSIDKALSIKYLVGILENVPLKVRKFFIPVDFVVLEIEEDIHIPIISGRPFLATIGAIIDVKNGRLTLKVGEEEVEFNLTQALKKHHEVNPCLRVDVIDEIMEEEFRKRYPEDPLENCLVHSRTTKDENPEVVAFAQILGTTQEVVGDQVLQVEELKHEVAQPPLLDKKEAPQVDLKPLPSTLRYAFLRPNSTYLVIISASLSDVQVEKLLRELRAHRKVISYTIDNIMGINPTLCMHTILLEDNFKATIEHQRRLNPNMKEVVKKGGVIIYPISDSSWVSPVHVVPKKGGVTVMKNENNELMTTRIVTGWRMCVDYRKLNSATRKDHFPLPFIDQMLKRLKEALTIAPIMQPPDWSLPVEVICDASDFVVGVVLGQKKEKRSYTIYYASKTLDDAQVNYATTEKEFLAVVFAMEKFRSYLVGSKVIVYTDHAAIRYLMNKKEAKPRLIRWVLLL